A genomic window from Nitrospinota bacterium includes:
- a CDS encoding class I SAM-dependent methyltransferase, producing MTTTHKDSFAIHVESEKRKCPLCGSKEHSFAYFAEFKVNKVSYDRCKYCGAIFQNPLLTFDSLSAVYNSKAYWGTDDKDEYIYSSYSEQESQYMREAARRYHLMAKSTRFEILQNIKVLEIGSGAGFSAVPFINNRIDISGVEPSIDMANHARNNFGMKVFLGLFEDLTFDKSSYNIVFTWGTSMNFREPEEVYRKVFHLLKPGGSLFLDFLDMNSIFSIYTYRKRKKGVHITCAPTRTGIKTVLEKCGFRTITFKRVFPYYSISFLASQLDSALLKRIAKHYPFNKLGVYVPAFNFYIVQAVKQDE from the coding sequence ATGACAACCACCCATAAGGATAGTTTTGCGATCCATGTGGAAAGCGAAAAAAGAAAATGTCCTCTTTGCGGGAGCAAAGAGCATTCATTTGCATATTTTGCCGAATTCAAAGTAAACAAAGTGTCATATGACCGGTGTAAATATTGCGGAGCGATTTTCCAAAATCCGCTATTAACATTTGATTCACTCTCCGCAGTCTACAACAGCAAGGCGTATTGGGGAACCGACGATAAGGATGAATATATCTATTCTTCTTATTCCGAACAGGAATCACAGTATATGCGTGAAGCCGCCAGGCGGTACCACCTTATGGCCAAAAGTACTCGCTTTGAAATTTTGCAGAACATCAAGGTATTGGAGATAGGCTCAGGGGCAGGATTCTCGGCAGTCCCTTTCATTAATAACAGAATCGATATTTCCGGTGTCGAACCTTCGATTGACATGGCAAACCACGCGAGGAACAATTTTGGCATGAAGGTGTTTTTGGGGCTTTTTGAAGATCTCACGTTTGATAAAAGTTCCTACAATATCGTTTTCACTTGGGGGACCTCCATGAATTTCCGTGAACCGGAAGAGGTTTACAGAAAAGTCTTTCATCTATTGAAACCTGGAGGCTCCCTCTTCCTGGATTTTCTCGACATGAACAGCATCTTCAGCATATACACATATAGAAAAAGAAAGAAAGGGGTTCATATCACCTGCGCTCCAACCAGAACAGGGATAAAAACGGTTCTGGAAAAATGTGGTTTTCGCACCATAACCTTTAAACGAGTATTTCCCTACTATTCAATATCGTTTCTCGCCTCACAACTCGATTCTGCGCTTCTCAAGAGAATAGCCAAACATTACCCTTTCAACAAGCTCGGTGTTTATGTTCCTGCATTCAATTTCTATATTGTTCAAGCCGTAAAACAGGATGAATAG
- a CDS encoding flippase-like domain-containing protein: MDKFKATVKSILLFVTGIALFISVIVFSDVGIDEIIRKSTSISILPLLGIIVLTAIVFLITAEKWKSIIYDQTGARDFGRGFFFYYSALGITSGFFVSQNLSSLGVRSLSLKINKNIPLSAGAYSVLLDQLMDLFILFLFIIPSTMFLTGKFEMKELAMAMALLSMISFAAFSVKPLFIYNIILFSYEKLIEIACTMTSRKNRPSFLTMDTESKTISASTGKKLYYLSLLKFLVLVTRSYFVALAFNIDISLLLLLICAPTIFIAGLIGFTPGSLGILEWGWFGILVFSGVSNQDAASFIIFQRFAFLLSSILILSLSYFYYRKYDNAEAV, from the coding sequence GTGGACAAATTTAAAGCTACCGTAAAAAGCATCCTCCTTTTCGTGACAGGTATAGCCCTGTTCATATCAGTCATCGTATTTTCCGACGTAGGAATTGACGAGATAATCCGCAAATCGACATCCATCTCGATACTCCCATTGTTAGGGATCATTGTATTAACTGCTATTGTCTTTTTAATAACCGCTGAAAAATGGAAAAGCATCATTTATGACCAAACAGGAGCAAGAGATTTCGGACGTGGTTTTTTCTTCTATTATTCCGCGCTCGGGATTACATCCGGTTTTTTTGTGTCTCAAAACCTGAGTTCGCTTGGAGTAAGGTCGCTCTCATTGAAGATTAATAAAAACATACCACTTAGCGCTGGGGCATACTCGGTTCTGCTCGATCAGCTGATGGACCTCTTCATTCTATTTTTATTCATTATCCCTTCGACAATGTTCCTGACCGGCAAATTCGAAATGAAAGAGCTGGCAATGGCCATGGCCCTGCTTTCGATGATTTCTTTCGCAGCATTTTCGGTAAAACCGCTTTTCATTTACAACATCATCCTCTTTTCATATGAAAAACTTATAGAGATCGCATGCACGATGACATCCCGGAAGAACAGACCGTCCTTCCTGACGATGGACACAGAATCAAAAACCATTTCCGCATCTACTGGCAAAAAGCTCTATTACCTGAGCTTGCTAAAATTCCTTGTTCTTGTGACAAGAAGCTATTTTGTAGCTCTTGCGTTCAATATTGACATTTCTTTGCTTCTGTTGCTCATATGCGCCCCTACGATATTTATCGCTGGACTAATCGGCTTTACACCGGGGAGTCTTGGAATACTGGAATGGGGCTGGTTCGGTATTCTCGTTTTTTCGGGTGTATCAAACCAGGATGCGGCTTCATTCATTATCTTCCAGAGGTTCGCATTTCTTCTCTCTTCCATTCTGATACTTTCATTGAGCTACTTCTACTATCGCAAATACGATAATGCGGAAGCAGTGTAG
- the leuD gene encoding 3-isopropylmalate dehydratase small subunit, which yields MTMKGKAHLFGDDINTDEIIPARYLNTSDPAELAKHVMEDADADFPKKIAKGDIIVAKKNFGCGSSREHAPIAIKAAGLSCVIAKSFARIFYRNAFNMGLPIFESDEAVEKIKAGDQLEVDMSSGKIKNLTKGEEYQAGAVPPFMQELINAGGLMESVKKKIGGK from the coding sequence ATGACGATGAAGGGAAAAGCTCACCTTTTTGGTGACGATATAAATACGGACGAGATAATACCGGCGAGGTACCTGAATACCTCCGACCCGGCAGAGCTTGCGAAGCACGTTATGGAAGACGCCGACGCTGATTTCCCGAAGAAGATCGCGAAAGGCGACATTATCGTCGCCAAAAAGAACTTCGGGTGCGGTTCAAGCAGGGAGCATGCGCCGATAGCGATAAAGGCGGCAGGCCTCTCCTGTGTCATTGCCAAGTCGTTCGCGCGCATTTTCTACCGAAACGCCTTCAACATGGGGCTCCCGATATTCGAATCGGATGAAGCGGTGGAAAAGATCAAGGCTGGTGACCAGCTGGAGGTCGATATGTCGAGCGGAAAGATAAAGAACCTCACCAAGGGAGAGGAGTACCAGGCGGGGGCCGTACCCCCGTTCATGCAGGAGCTGATAAATGCCGGAGGCCTTATGGAATCGGTCAAGAAGAAAATAGGAGGCAAATAA
- a CDS encoding alkaline phosphatase family protein, whose amino-acid sequence MTEEIRPFKRKAFIFSLDGASFSLLEKIQKYNVIPFLSKLMESGSKGELESTNPPLTPTAWTSIFSGLNPGKHGIFDFILQDANGNFNPINSSFVDGKMLWDHAGKAGKKVVILNQPITYPVHPVNGIIVSDHIFTPRRSNAYAYPENFIEVMESDIGRFKIFNNVTYADNRIDAVLNDYFEELEYKMKAFEYIDNRLDWDLFILYFWSLDHIQHSMLHILDDEHPKFNRSLHDRYMPAILEYFKKLDSTIQNIYLKVIERSVVLFVSDHGLSGLAGFVHLNTWLLQKGYIRLLETPKVRIKKILFDIGFTPENMYKLANRFFIFKQGMPMLSTSYNKLIGFVFLSFSDVNWNETIAFAKGNFSQIFLNRKRNNKSAINDKDILERLKNDLLELTNEKGDERIVDKVFLKHDIYTGDYTDSAQDILFYTKNYEYKALGTLDFNSNRSITDTFAITGHHNHSGIFICKGDGIKKSQHLQNLKDEDVFPTVLKILGIPVPKGIDGRIIKEIFENQINETPETDKVDDTPSIPKTPKGQDIYSKEEKEDISKRLKDLGYM is encoded by the coding sequence ATGACTGAAGAGATTAGACCTTTTAAAAGGAAAGCTTTCATCTTTTCACTTGATGGTGCCAGCTTTAGCCTTCTTGAGAAGATACAAAAGTATAATGTGATCCCTTTTCTATCCAAATTGATGGAATCCGGTTCCAAAGGAGAGCTTGAAAGCACAAACCCTCCACTTACTCCGACAGCTTGGACCTCAATATTCTCCGGCCTGAACCCAGGGAAACATGGAATTTTCGATTTTATCCTTCAGGACGCCAACGGGAACTTTAACCCGATCAATTCCAGCTTCGTCGATGGTAAAATGTTGTGGGATCACGCCGGCAAGGCCGGGAAAAAGGTAGTCATTCTTAATCAGCCTATCACCTACCCGGTACATCCCGTCAACGGGATTATCGTATCCGATCATATTTTCACCCCTCGCAGATCGAACGCGTATGCATATCCAGAAAATTTTATTGAAGTGATGGAAAGTGATATTGGCAGGTTCAAGATATTTAACAACGTTACATACGCTGACAACAGGATTGACGCGGTTTTGAACGATTACTTTGAGGAACTGGAATACAAAATGAAAGCCTTCGAATATATCGACAATAGGCTCGACTGGGACCTCTTTATTCTCTACTTCTGGTCATTGGACCATATCCAGCATTCGATGCTTCACATTTTGGATGATGAGCACCCGAAATTCAACCGCTCCCTACATGACAGATATATGCCCGCAATTCTTGAATACTTTAAAAAACTGGACAGCACCATTCAAAACATCTACTTAAAGGTCATCGAGCGATCTGTTGTACTTTTCGTGTCTGACCATGGCCTTTCGGGGCTTGCAGGTTTCGTGCACCTGAATACATGGCTGCTGCAAAAAGGATATATACGATTACTGGAAACGCCCAAGGTTCGCATCAAGAAGATACTGTTCGATATCGGCTTTACACCGGAAAATATGTATAAACTTGCAAACAGGTTCTTCATATTCAAACAGGGAATGCCCATGCTAAGCACCTCCTACAATAAATTGATAGGCTTCGTGTTTCTCTCTTTCAGTGACGTAAACTGGAATGAGACTATAGCATTTGCGAAGGGGAATTTTTCCCAGATATTCCTAAACAGGAAAAGAAACAACAAAAGTGCCATTAATGATAAGGATATCCTTGAAAGACTCAAAAACGACCTGCTGGAGCTGACAAATGAAAAAGGCGATGAACGAATCGTGGACAAGGTTTTCTTGAAGCACGATATCTACACAGGAGACTATACCGATTCCGCACAAGACATCCTTTTTTACACAAAAAATTATGAATACAAGGCTTTGGGTACCCTAGATTTCAACTCAAATAGATCCATTACCGATACGTTTGCCATTACTGGTCATCACAATCACTCCGGTATATTCATCTGCAAAGGTGATGGAATAAAAAAATCACAACATCTTCAAAACCTAAAGGACGAGGATGTTTTCCCGACCGTACTAAAAATACTCGGCATCCCAGTACCAAAGGGAATAGACGGAAGGATAATCAAAGAAATTTTCGAGAATCAGATAAATGAAACACCTGAAACAGACAAAGTTGATGATACACCCTCGATACCCAAGACTCCAAAAGGTCAGGACATTTATTCAAAAGAGGAGAAGGAAGATATTTCGAAAAGGCTTAAGGATCTCGGTTACATGTAG
- a CDS encoding 3-isopropylmalate dehydratase large subunit, translated as VGPGDLIIGADSHTCTYGALGAFAAGVGSTDLAAAMVTGEAWYKVPEAIRFTLKGKLGKWVGGKDVILNIIGKIGVDGALYKSMEFVGDMIGSLPMDDRFTIANMAVEAGAKNGIFHVDEKTDAYIKGRFQREPKVFKSDPDAKYVQEIEIDGAKLEPQVAFPHLPSNTRGISEAGNVKVDQVVVGSCTNGRYSDLEMVAGILKGKKVAKGLRMIIIPATPLIYSQALKNGLLEIFTNAGAVVSTPTCGPCLGGYMGILADGEKALTTTNRNFVGRMGSTKSEVYLAGPPVAAATAITGKISSPEEVV; from the coding sequence CGTAGGGCCGGGGGATCTTATAATCGGCGCCGACAGCCATACCTGCACCTACGGGGCGCTTGGAGCCTTTGCCGCGGGGGTAGGGAGTACCGACCTGGCCGCCGCCATGGTTACCGGCGAAGCGTGGTACAAGGTCCCGGAAGCTATCCGCTTCACCCTAAAAGGGAAGCTTGGAAAGTGGGTAGGGGGTAAAGACGTTATCCTGAATATCATCGGTAAAATCGGCGTTGACGGCGCCCTTTACAAAAGCATGGAATTTGTCGGCGATATGATAGGGAGCCTCCCGATGGACGATAGGTTCACTATCGCCAATATGGCCGTGGAGGCCGGCGCGAAGAACGGGATCTTCCATGTGGATGAAAAGACCGATGCCTACATAAAAGGGAGGTTCCAGCGTGAGCCGAAAGTATTCAAATCCGACCCTGACGCGAAGTACGTTCAGGAGATCGAGATAGACGGAGCAAAACTCGAACCTCAGGTGGCATTCCCGCACCTCCCGTCCAATACAAGGGGTATCTCCGAAGCTGGCAATGTGAAGGTTGACCAGGTTGTCGTAGGCTCCTGCACAAATGGACGCTACTCCGACCTTGAAATGGTGGCAGGGATACTGAAAGGGAAGAAGGTAGCCAAAGGCCTACGGATGATCATCATCCCGGCAACCCCGCTCATTTATAGCCAGGCCCTTAAAAACGGCCTTCTGGAGATATTTACAAACGCAGGGGCTGTCGTCTCCACCCCGACTTGCGGGCCGTGTCTCGGAGGCTATATGGGCATCCTTGCGGACGGCGAAAAGGCGCTAACCACCACGAACCGCAATTTCGTAGGGAGGATGGGTTCCACAAAGAGCGAGGTATATCTTGCGGGCCCCCCCGTGGCGGCCGCGACTGCGATTACCGGAAAAATATCATCCCCAGAGGAGGTAGTTTGA
- a CDS encoding polysaccharide deacetylase family protein, with product MNILLRVDIDFSFCIRKGVPWLLDYFDKNGIKATFFSVMGPDTVSSHGKRIGKKGYIKRLISMNPLKMIWAFGPLFLLRGKLLPVSHVGKDNPDILKDIQARGHELGLHGYDHSWWADNWKLLNSEGVLKEFARANNEYHKIFGTNSSLWGSPNWRTVEPLYDIMENMNIKYSSNVRGNKPFLPKFSGKEKNVVELPISLPAIHELVQYGIPKKSIPQTIKGCLDKSYNMLVIHGYYEGLLERELFKNTVDELLSAGYKFTTLGQYYDTIRNENIEADGISQIRVPGGFGDVSCQEDFLQNNYFDLLKGQND from the coding sequence ATGAATATATTGCTAAGAGTTGATATAGACTTTTCATTCTGCATAAGGAAGGGGGTTCCATGGCTCCTTGATTATTTCGACAAGAACGGCATTAAAGCCACCTTTTTTTCAGTTATGGGGCCGGACACAGTCTCGTCACATGGAAAAAGGATAGGGAAAAAAGGCTATATCAAAAGATTAATAAGCATGAATCCGCTCAAAATGATATGGGCCTTTGGTCCGCTTTTCCTGCTGAGGGGAAAACTCCTTCCGGTCAGTCATGTCGGAAAGGATAATCCAGACATACTTAAAGATATCCAGGCGCGCGGGCATGAACTGGGACTGCATGGTTACGACCACTCTTGGTGGGCTGATAACTGGAAACTTCTGAATTCTGAAGGCGTGTTAAAAGAATTTGCGAGGGCAAATAACGAATATCATAAAATATTTGGTACCAACAGTTCGCTTTGGGGTTCTCCGAATTGGCGAACCGTAGAGCCTTTATACGACATCATGGAAAACATGAATATTAAATATTCCTCGAACGTGCGCGGGAACAAACCTTTTCTACCAAAATTTTCCGGCAAGGAAAAAAATGTCGTCGAACTGCCTATCTCCTTGCCAGCCATACACGAACTGGTTCAATACGGCATCCCAAAAAAAAGCATTCCACAAACAATAAAAGGATGTCTTGATAAAAGCTATAATATGCTCGTCATACATGGTTATTACGAAGGTCTGCTTGAAAGGGAACTTTTCAAGAACACGGTAGATGAACTTCTATCCGCGGGCTATAAATTCACCACGCTGGGACAGTATTACGATACAATTCGGAACGAGAATATAGAGGCTGATGGTATTTCGCAGATCAGAGTTCCCGGGGGATTCGGTGATGTCTCCTGCCAGGAAGATTTTTTACAAAACAATTATTTCGATTTGCTGAAAGGGCAGAATGACTGA
- a CDS encoding GNAT family N-acetyltransferase: MHGNEITVYHSEEWKEILAKTYGYHDMSYGYGSDLGILAPGMIVNNRILRKRFLLSLPFSDEAGPVSSTCNIKQIENFFLFVDETLMNEKLDYVELKGVSKHVAEEAKKFNYDTIYRNYTFRIDLSQSLESLQGNLHHNIKRILKKNRPIRIDSGPGKMINEYYAMHRHTMKNLGTPPHSRAFFENISKLLGENAEFHHALLDGKLVASILVLTDQTNYCARYFAGASYENLKNLNATTYLFMNAIKSAKNKGVRYFDFGVSREGTGVWNYKQKWTKYEPIEVHYIIKGKTKDYIDPRNRKIELFSHIWRNYLPEGIANLIGPFIRGELGK; the protein is encoded by the coding sequence ATGCACGGAAATGAAATAACCGTTTACCACAGCGAAGAATGGAAGGAGATATTAGCCAAGACCTACGGATATCATGATATGTCGTATGGATATGGTTCAGACCTTGGGATTCTCGCTCCTGGAATGATTGTCAACAACCGTATACTACGAAAAAGGTTTCTCCTGTCGCTCCCGTTCAGCGACGAGGCAGGCCCTGTATCATCCACTTGCAATATCAAGCAAATTGAAAATTTTTTCTTGTTCGTCGATGAAACATTGATGAACGAAAAACTGGATTACGTTGAGTTGAAAGGTGTCAGCAAGCATGTTGCTGAGGAAGCGAAAAAATTCAATTACGATACGATCTACCGTAACTATACATTCAGAATCGACCTGTCGCAAAGCCTCGAAAGCCTGCAAGGCAATTTACATCATAATATAAAGCGCATATTAAAAAAGAACAGACCAATCCGGATAGATTCCGGCCCTGGAAAAATGATCAATGAATATTACGCGATGCACAGGCACACAATGAAAAACCTCGGCACACCTCCTCATTCCAGGGCTTTTTTCGAGAATATTTCAAAGCTGCTGGGAGAGAACGCCGAATTTCATCACGCACTTCTTGACGGCAAACTTGTTGCATCTATTCTCGTACTTACAGACCAAACAAATTACTGCGCCAGGTATTTCGCCGGCGCAAGCTATGAAAACCTTAAAAACCTAAATGCAACAACCTACCTTTTCATGAATGCCATAAAGAGCGCTAAAAATAAAGGCGTACGCTATTTCGACTTTGGTGTTTCCCGTGAAGGAACAGGAGTATGGAATTACAAACAGAAGTGGACAAAATATGAACCGATAGAAGTTCATTACATCATAAAAGGAAAAACAAAGGACTATATAGACCCAAGAAACAGGAAGATAGAACTTTTCTCGCACATCTGGCGCAACTACCTCCCTGAAGGAATTGCCAACCTTATCGGGCCGTTTATCCGTGGAGAACTGGGGAAATGA
- the leuB gene encoding 3-isopropylmalate dehydrogenase: MPLIAICGGDGIGPEVTTEAVKVLKAVDEKYKFGFKFVDAPVGGSAYDKFGTPLPPESLETAKKADAVFLGAVGGPKWESLDYSVRPERALLGLRSELDLFANLRPAKLFAPLVDASTLKREVVEGVDMLVVRELCGGIYFGKPRGVEDFEGGKRGINTLVYTTPEIVRIARVAFEAARKRRGKVCSVDKANVLECTELWRNVVIEVHKDYKDVELSHMYVDNATMQLIRNPKQFDVIVTTNMFGDILSDAAAMLTGSIGMLPSASLSGKKGMYEPVHGSAPDIAGKGIANPLAAILSAGMMLTYSFDKPEAEAEIEKAVASALDEGYRCADIFSGGTKKISTAEMGDLIVKKLKGN; this comes from the coding sequence ATGCCGTTGATAGCGATATGCGGAGGCGACGGGATCGGCCCGGAGGTTACCACCGAAGCGGTTAAGGTACTAAAGGCGGTCGACGAGAAATACAAATTCGGCTTTAAGTTTGTGGATGCCCCTGTCGGAGGCTCGGCCTACGACAAGTTCGGCACGCCCCTCCCCCCTGAAAGCCTGGAGACAGCCAAAAAGGCGGATGCCGTTTTCCTCGGCGCCGTAGGCGGGCCGAAATGGGAGAGCCTCGATTACTCCGTAAGGCCGGAGCGCGCACTCCTGGGATTACGCTCGGAGCTTGACCTGTTTGCGAATCTCCGCCCGGCGAAACTCTTCGCACCTCTGGTTGACGCTTCGACGCTGAAGCGCGAAGTAGTGGAAGGGGTAGACATGCTGGTGGTTCGCGAGCTTTGCGGAGGGATATATTTCGGGAAACCGCGCGGTGTGGAGGATTTCGAAGGGGGGAAGCGGGGCATTAACACCCTTGTCTATACCACCCCGGAGATAGTGAGAATTGCGCGGGTTGCGTTTGAGGCGGCCCGAAAACGGCGCGGGAAGGTCTGCTCCGTGGACAAGGCGAACGTCCTGGAATGCACCGAGCTTTGGCGCAACGTCGTCATCGAGGTCCACAAAGACTACAAGGATGTGGAGCTTTCCCATATGTATGTCGATAACGCGACCATGCAGCTGATAAGGAACCCAAAGCAGTTCGACGTTATAGTGACAACCAACATGTTCGGCGATATCCTGAGCGACGCGGCAGCAATGCTTACCGGTTCCATCGGGATGCTCCCAAGCGCCTCCCTGTCGGGCAAGAAAGGGATGTACGAACCGGTCCATGGAAGCGCCCCGGATATAGCGGGGAAGGGGATAGCAAACCCCCTGGCGGCGATCCTTTCAGCGGGGATGATGCTTACATACAGCTTCGACAAGCCTGAAGCGGAAGCGGAAATAGAAAAAGCGGTGGCATCGGCGCTGGATGAAGGGTATCGCTGTGCCGATATATTTTCCGGGGGGACAAAGAAGATATCTACCGCTGAAATGGGCGATTTGATAGTGAAAAAGCTAAAAGGAAATTGA
- a CDS encoding methionyl-tRNA formyltransferase: MKTIYFGNGERGLRCLEEICQNGYLPEAVVVHPAPASELENNLIRRFAISLNLPVYAPASVNKSPFIDEISSKQPDLMILSGYGKILKKEILSIPRLGTINLHGGLLPKYRGGSPINWQIINDEKKGGCAIIFVDEGIDTGDIIVQETYEIGSEDTAGDIYVKTLEIFPRLLVNTLEDIANERIKREKQNSSDGSYYKKRYPEDSRIFWETMSARQIYNFIRALNGPSLPGAFTYLENEKIVVLKSKLTGNKSDRIPGEILGKSGEGVIVSCLDEDLLILEVSCGDNGNVLPAVKKLDLAGNRLI, encoded by the coding sequence ATGAAGACGATATATTTCGGCAACGGCGAACGCGGTTTACGTTGCCTTGAGGAAATTTGCCAAAATGGGTATTTACCGGAGGCAGTTGTAGTACACCCTGCCCCCGCATCGGAACTTGAAAATAATCTTATCCGCAGGTTTGCCATCAGCCTGAACCTTCCCGTATACGCTCCTGCCAGCGTGAATAAATCCCCATTCATCGATGAGATAAGCTCAAAGCAACCCGACTTAATGATATTGTCAGGTTACGGAAAAATACTTAAAAAGGAGATACTGTCAATTCCCAGACTTGGAACGATCAACCTGCATGGTGGATTACTTCCTAAATACAGAGGCGGCTCACCTATCAATTGGCAAATCATCAATGATGAGAAAAAGGGGGGTTGCGCGATAATATTCGTCGATGAAGGAATTGATACTGGAGACATCATTGTACAGGAAACATATGAGATTGGCTCTGAAGATACCGCTGGCGACATCTATGTAAAAACGCTGGAAATCTTCCCGCGCCTGCTCGTTAATACGTTGGAAGATATCGCCAACGAAAGGATAAAGAGAGAAAAACAGAATTCATCCGATGGGAGTTATTACAAGAAACGGTATCCCGAAGACAGCAGAATTTTCTGGGAAACCATGTCCGCCCGGCAGATATACAATTTCATAAGAGCCCTAAACGGCCCCTCATTACCCGGCGCCTTTACATACCTTGAAAATGAAAAAATTGTTGTCCTGAAGTCAAAATTGACAGGAAACAAGAGCGATAGGATTCCAGGAGAAATCCTTGGCAAGTCCGGCGAAGGCGTTATAGTAAGCTGCCTGGATGAGGATTTACTGATCTTGGAGGTCTCGTGCGGCGATAATGGGAATGTACTGCCAGCGGTGAAAAAACTCGACCTTGCGGGCAATAGATTAATATGA
- a CDS encoding aspartate-semialdehyde dehydrogenase: MKKKKEFNVAVVGATGAVGNEMVKTLEARDFPVKSLRLLASAKSVGKTMQFRKHDYDVEELDEGSFEGIDIALFSAGGSVSKEFAPVAVRAGATVIDNSSAWRMDDSVPLVVPEVNADSIAWHKGIIANPNCSTIQMVVVLNPLHKKVKIKRIVVSTYQSVSGTGQKAVDELSQQVRDIFSMKPATHKVYPHQIAFNCLPHIDVFTESGYTKEEIKMVNETKKIMGDNSIEVSATCVRVPVFYSHSESVNVEFTGPMSPEYARDILAIAPGVGVLDIPADNVYPLAIQAAGEDESFVGRIRKDPTVPHGLNMWIVSDNIRKGAALNAVQIAELL; the protein is encoded by the coding sequence ATGAAAAAAAAGAAAGAGTTTAACGTCGCGGTAGTCGGCGCTACCGGCGCGGTCGGCAACGAGATGGTCAAAACTCTCGAAGCGCGCGACTTCCCGGTGAAATCGCTTCGGCTCCTCGCCTCTGCGAAGTCGGTCGGCAAGACCATGCAGTTCAGGAAACATGATTATGACGTTGAAGAGCTGGATGAAGGCTCCTTTGAGGGGATAGATATCGCCCTTTTCAGCGCCGGGGGTTCCGTATCGAAAGAATTCGCCCCGGTTGCCGTGAGGGCAGGCGCGACAGTGATAGACAACTCCTCGGCATGGAGGATGGACGACAGCGTGCCGCTCGTGGTGCCGGAGGTGAACGCCGATTCGATCGCCTGGCACAAGGGGATAATTGCCAATCCGAACTGCTCTACCATCCAGATGGTAGTGGTGCTGAATCCCCTGCATAAAAAGGTGAAGATCAAGAGGATAGTTGTATCTACCTACCAGTCGGTTTCAGGGACCGGGCAGAAGGCGGTCGACGAATTAAGCCAGCAGGTGAGGGATATCTTTTCCATGAAGCCCGCAACCCACAAGGTCTACCCGCATCAGATAGCATTCAACTGTCTCCCCCACATAGACGTGTTTACCGAAAGCGGTTACACCAAGGAGGAGATAAAGATGGTGAACGAGACGAAGAAGATAATGGGGGATAACTCCATTGAGGTCTCGGCGACCTGCGTGCGCGTTCCGGTCTTTTACAGCCATTCGGAATCGGTGAACGTGGAGTTCACCGGGCCGATGTCGCCGGAGTACGCCCGCGACATCCTCGCGATTGCGCCGGGTGTTGGCGTTCTGGATATTCCGGCGGACAATGTCTACCCGCTGGCAATCCAGGCCGCGGGCGAGGACGAGTCATTCGTCGGGAGGATAAGGAAGGACCCGACTGTTCCGCACGGTCTCAACATGTGGATAGTTTCGGACAACATCCGTAAGGGAGCCGCCCTCAACGCCGTCCAGATAGCCGAACTCCTTTAA